A window from Mesorhizobium sp. WSM2240 encodes these proteins:
- the ytfQ gene encoding galactofuranose ABC transporter, galactofuranose-binding protein YtfQ — protein MLLGSAIALALGGSASAADLTVGFSQIGSESGWRAAETSVTKLEAEKRGIDLKFADAQQKQENQIKAIRGFIAQGVDAILVAPVVATGWESVLEEAKDAEIPVILLDRGIDGSPDLYMTMVASDQVLEGKVAGEWLVKDAAGKECNVVELQGTTGSSPAINRKKGFEEAIASTPTIKIIRSQTGDFTRAKGKEVMEGFLKAEGGGKNICALYAHNDDMAVGAIQAIKEAGLKPGTDIKVVSIDAVPDIFKAMADGEANATVELTPNMAGPAFDVLEKFKADGTLPPKQIITESKLYTPADDPMKVYEEKKGLGY, from the coding sequence ATGCTGCTCGGATCGGCGATCGCCCTTGCGCTCGGCGGATCTGCGTCGGCCGCGGATTTGACGGTCGGCTTTTCGCAGATCGGATCGGAGTCCGGCTGGCGCGCGGCCGAAACCAGCGTCACCAAGCTCGAGGCTGAAAAACGCGGGATCGACCTGAAATTTGCCGACGCGCAGCAAAAGCAGGAAAATCAGATCAAGGCGATCCGCGGCTTCATCGCCCAGGGCGTTGACGCGATCCTCGTGGCGCCGGTCGTCGCAACGGGCTGGGAATCAGTGCTTGAGGAAGCCAAGGACGCCGAAATCCCGGTCATTCTGCTCGATCGTGGCATCGACGGCTCGCCGGATCTCTACATGACCATGGTCGCCTCCGACCAGGTGCTCGAAGGCAAGGTTGCGGGCGAGTGGCTGGTGAAGGACGCCGCGGGCAAAGAGTGCAACGTGGTCGAACTGCAGGGCACGACGGGTTCTTCGCCCGCCATCAATCGCAAGAAGGGCTTCGAGGAAGCGATCGCCAGTACGCCGACCATCAAGATCATCCGGAGCCAGACCGGCGACTTCACCCGCGCGAAGGGCAAGGAAGTGATGGAAGGCTTCCTCAAGGCCGAGGGCGGCGGCAAGAACATCTGCGCGCTCTATGCCCACAATGACGACATGGCGGTCGGCGCGATCCAGGCGATCAAGGAAGCCGGCTTGAAGCCCGGCACCGACATCAAGGTCGTTTCGATCGACGCGGTGCCGGACATTTTCAAGGCAATGGCCGACGGCGAGGCAAATGCCACCGTCGAGCTAACCCCGAACATGGCCGGGCCGGCCTTCGACGTCCTGGAGAAGTTCAAGGCTGACGGTACCTTGCCGCCCAAGCAGATCATCACGGAATCGAAGCTTTATACCCCTGCCGACGATCCGATGAAGGTCTATGAGGAAAAGAAGGGCCTCGGCTACTGA
- a CDS encoding cytochrome c oxidase assembly protein — MGPLSQQMAIHILLMNAVAPLLALAVNRRFGDRLPLPKLYPAVIAQLLVLWTWHAPPALYVGMQSHVLHMIMLASFLTCALWFWLAVLSIKADHRWRAILALLITSKLFCLLGVLLVFAPRVLYPDLLIAHTQEAMHQVEATLADQQLAGLFMLVACPATYVLAGIAIAARWFFDLDAEEISDRHVLLLAVREARNVG; from the coding sequence ATGGGGCCGCTCTCGCAGCAGATGGCGATTCACATTTTGCTTATGAACGCCGTGGCGCCACTTCTGGCGCTGGCGGTCAACCGGCGTTTTGGGGACCGTTTGCCATTGCCCAAACTGTACCCTGCGGTGATTGCGCAACTGTTGGTTCTGTGGACATGGCACGCGCCACCGGCGCTTTACGTGGGAATGCAGTCGCACGTGCTCCACATGATCATGCTCGCGTCTTTCCTGACGTGCGCGCTGTGGTTTTGGCTAGCCGTTCTTTCCATAAAGGCCGATCATCGCTGGCGCGCCATTCTGGCGCTGCTCATCACCAGCAAATTGTTTTGCCTTCTTGGTGTTCTCCTGGTTTTCGCGCCGAGGGTGCTTTATCCGGATCTCCTGATTGCGCACACGCAAGAGGCGATGCATCAGGTCGAGGCAACGCTTGCCGACCAGCAACTTGCAGGCCTGTTCATGCTTGTAGCCTGTCCGGCCACTTACGTCCTGGCCGGCATCGCCATCGCCGCACGATGGTTCTTCGACCTCGACGCCGAAGAGATTTCTGATCGCCACGTGCTTCTGCTTGCCGTGCGAGAGGCGCGGAATGTGGGCTAA
- a CDS encoding c-type cytochrome, whose amino-acid sequence MWANFVSKQLIVSLGITLVLLAAAGAAFIWSGLYNVAASRDHFWVTTWILEMVRERSIATRSAFIETPPLDDPDLVRLGAAHYEGGCVPCHSRPGEPINVIVSQMLPSPPHLTDAAAKRPPEELYWIVKHGLKYTGMPAWPAPIRDDEVWALTAFLSELGDGEMNNYRQLAGLDRVPSGAPAAKDLTHQAEAVALTQCIRCHDDAAASTISSLIPKLGGQSIGYLERALEEYAARTRPSGIMQPVAALLGDDQIGAIASYYANLDARPGQRAVDSARIAHGRALATEGDPKKAIPRCLACHSRSRAAEFPALAGQHADYLAGQLRVWRSGGRDRTAYGQIMASIARRLTEEQILDVAAYFASLPPEAYQNGAASALSGSK is encoded by the coding sequence ATGTGGGCTAACTTCGTATCGAAGCAGCTGATCGTTTCCCTAGGCATCACTCTAGTTCTTTTAGCCGCCGCCGGGGCCGCGTTCATATGGTCCGGCCTGTACAATGTAGCCGCATCACGCGATCATTTTTGGGTGACGACGTGGATTCTGGAAATGGTCCGTGAACGGTCGATCGCGACGCGAAGCGCATTCATCGAAACTCCCCCGCTCGACGATCCGGACCTGGTCCGTCTGGGCGCCGCTCATTATGAGGGAGGATGCGTTCCCTGCCACAGCAGGCCAGGAGAACCCATTAACGTGATCGTCAGCCAAATGCTGCCGTCGCCTCCGCACCTGACCGATGCCGCTGCCAAGCGCCCCCCTGAAGAACTCTACTGGATCGTCAAGCACGGCCTGAAATATACCGGAATGCCAGCGTGGCCCGCCCCTATTCGCGACGATGAGGTCTGGGCGCTCACAGCTTTTTTGAGTGAGTTGGGCGACGGCGAGATGAACAACTACCGTCAATTGGCAGGACTCGACCGCGTGCCCTCTGGAGCACCTGCAGCGAAAGATCTGACCCATCAAGCGGAAGCGGTCGCCCTGACCCAATGCATACGCTGCCACGACGATGCCGCCGCGTCTACGATCAGCAGCCTGATTCCCAAACTCGGCGGGCAGTCGATCGGATATCTTGAGCGGGCTTTAGAAGAGTACGCCGCCCGTACCCGACCGAGCGGGATCATGCAGCCCGTCGCGGCTCTCCTCGGTGATGACCAAATAGGCGCCATCGCCAGCTATTATGCAAATCTGGATGCCCGGCCGGGACAGCGAGCCGTCGATTCAGCGCGGATAGCGCATGGGCGGGCGCTGGCTACCGAAGGCGATCCAAAAAAAGCGATTCCTCGCTGTCTTGCATGTCATTCACGTTCTCGTGCTGCGGAATTCCCCGCGCTTGCCGGTCAGCACGCCGACTATTTGGCCGGACAGTTGCGTGTCTGGCGAAGCGGCGGCCGCGACCGCACCGCATACGGCCAGATCATGGCTTCGATCGCCCGCCGACTGACCGAAGAGCAGATACTCGATGTGGCGGCCTACTTTGCATCGCTGCCGCCTGAAGCCTATCAAAATGGCGCGGCCTCGGCACTATCAGGTTCAAAGTGA
- a CDS encoding c-type cytochrome, whose product MWNRSLQAFAVLPILLIAAGCVDVQSALNPAGGEAERIHTLSWILIIFCSVVFLGVAIATIIALFGTHRWRQRLAGERLVIGAGLVFPAAALSALLGYSIAVMGMTGSAEGQASLRISVVGERWWWRVIYTTQDGSHVESANELRLPTDQPVHVELTSADVIHSFWVPKLAGKLDMIPGRTNTLTLNVHEPGISRGQCAEYCGGAHALMSFFVIAMAPADFEAWLARESAPAAVPVEEEEIQGHALFVQSGCGACHTVRGTDASGTIAPDLTHVGNRHSLAAATLPNNADAFARWISDSQHIKPENLMPPYAIYTEQELGHLATYLESLR is encoded by the coding sequence ATGTGGAACCGATCTCTCCAGGCTTTCGCGGTGCTCCCAATTCTGTTGATCGCCGCCGGCTGCGTGGACGTGCAGTCGGCTCTGAATCCCGCCGGGGGAGAGGCCGAGCGCATCCACACGCTCTCCTGGATTCTGATCATCTTCTGTTCGGTTGTTTTTCTCGGTGTCGCCATAGCCACCATAATCGCTCTGTTCGGAACTCATCGATGGCGACAGCGACTGGCTGGAGAGCGACTTGTCATCGGCGCAGGTCTTGTCTTTCCCGCGGCAGCGCTTTCCGCTTTGCTTGGCTACAGCATCGCGGTCATGGGCATGACAGGGTCAGCGGAGGGGCAGGCAAGCCTTCGCATATCGGTCGTCGGCGAACGCTGGTGGTGGCGCGTAATCTATACCACTCAAGACGGCAGCCACGTCGAGAGCGCCAACGAGTTGCGCCTGCCCACCGACCAGCCCGTTCATGTCGAACTGACTTCGGCGGATGTGATCCACAGCTTCTGGGTGCCGAAGCTGGCAGGCAAGCTCGACATGATACCAGGCCGCACGAATACATTGACGCTCAACGTCCACGAGCCGGGCATCAGCCGAGGACAGTGCGCCGAATATTGCGGCGGCGCCCACGCCCTAATGTCATTCTTCGTGATCGCCATGGCACCCGCCGATTTCGAGGCGTGGCTGGCGCGCGAAAGCGCACCGGCTGCGGTTCCCGTCGAGGAAGAAGAAATTCAAGGCCACGCGCTGTTTGTGCAAAGCGGCTGCGGCGCGTGTCATACCGTGCGCGGCACCGACGCCAGCGGCACGATCGCACCCGACCTGACCCATGTCGGGAACCGGCATTCCCTGGCTGCGGCGACACTCCCCAACAACGCCGACGCCTTTGCCCGCTGGATAAGCGACAGTCAGCACATCAAGCCTGAGAATCTGATGCCGCCCTATGCGATCTACACCGAGCAGGAACTTGGTCACCTGGCCACCTATCTCGAAAGCCTGAGATGA
- a CDS encoding sodium:calcium antiporter: MFDFAAMGLSINLTLFAAAALAVWFAGVRITRYANVISDKTGMGQALIGLLLLGGVTSLPELAVAVTSSLSGDASLAVNSILGGIAMQVAILAVADALIGRRALTSIIPDSVVILQGGLKILLLSIVAAAIMVGDVPIFFAGLWMWLLAIVTGISMWVLSRVQGDKPWVPNDDEISKEKEKEHAKKKAEKDKDKTLNWAMTRAAIAGVVIVVAGYILSRSGDAIAEATGLGQSFVGVVFVAIATSLPEVSTVFSAMRAGLYTMAMSDIFGTNLFDVSFLFIVDITGGGDAVINSSGRFEGFAALISITVTAIFLVGLAERRDRTILRMGYDSLAVMGTYLAGLVVLYFLRSTGGG; this comes from the coding sequence ATGTTCGATTTCGCCGCCATGGGTCTTTCGATCAATCTCACGCTCTTCGCCGCGGCGGCACTCGCTGTATGGTTCGCCGGCGTGCGGATCACCCGCTACGCCAACGTCATCAGCGACAAAACCGGCATGGGGCAGGCGCTGATCGGGCTCCTGCTGCTGGGCGGTGTTACCTCGTTGCCCGAACTGGCGGTGGCGGTCACCTCCTCTCTCAGCGGCGACGCCAGCCTCGCGGTCAACAGCATCCTGGGCGGCATCGCGATGCAGGTCGCCATTCTTGCCGTCGCCGACGCGCTTATCGGCAGACGCGCGCTGACTTCCATAATTCCGGACTCTGTCGTCATCCTGCAGGGCGGACTGAAGATCCTGCTGCTCTCGATCGTCGCCGCAGCCATCATGGTCGGGGACGTGCCCATCTTTTTTGCCGGGTTGTGGATGTGGCTGCTGGCCATCGTCACGGGCATCAGCATGTGGGTGCTGTCGCGCGTGCAAGGCGACAAGCCGTGGGTTCCGAACGACGACGAGATTAGCAAGGAGAAGGAGAAGGAGCACGCGAAGAAGAAAGCTGAGAAGGATAAGGACAAGACGCTTAACTGGGCGATGACGCGGGCCGCGATCGCCGGCGTTGTCATCGTCGTCGCCGGCTATATCCTGTCGCGCAGCGGCGACGCCATCGCGGAGGCGACGGGACTCGGGCAGAGCTTCGTCGGAGTCGTATTCGTAGCTATCGCGACCTCGCTGCCGGAAGTGAGCACGGTGTTCAGCGCCATGCGCGCGGGACTCTATACGATGGCGATGTCCGACATCTTCGGCACCAACCTTTTCGATGTCTCATTCCTGTTCATAGTCGACATCACCGGTGGCGGCGACGCCGTGATCAACAGCTCCGGCAGGTTCGAAGGCTTTGCGGCGCTGATCTCAATCACGGTGACCGCCATCTTCCTTGTCGGCCTTGCGGAGCGGCGCGACCGCACCATCCTCAGGATGGGCTACGACTCGCTCGCCGTCATGGGAACTTACCTTGCCGGACTGGTCGTACTCTACTTCCTGCGCAGCACTGGCGGCGGCTGA
- the ctaD gene encoding cytochrome c oxidase subunit I, whose amino-acid sequence MDHTSRPINPTPRPPGELEELERVWATPKGWRIVTAVNNTVIGLLYIGVAFLFFLLAGALALLMRTQLAVGDNNFIGQELYNQMFTVHGTTMMFLFAVPAVEALGVMLLPQMLAARDLPFPRLSAFAIWAYVVGGLVFFSTIFYDLAPAGGWFMYPPLTLKEYSPGDNADFWLLGIGFIEISAIAGAIEIVVGTLRTRPPGMSLAKMPIFAWSMLIFASMIMFAFPAVILATMMLEIERSFGWPFFTAELGGDALLWQHLFWFFGHPEVYIIFLPAAGLVSMMVPTMAQTPLIGYRLIVVALIATGFFSFGLWVHHMFTTGIPALSLAFFSAASMAVTLPSGIQVFSWIATIAAGRERFRITTPSLFILGFLFIFTIGGLTGVMVAMVPFDFQVHDTYFVVAHFHYVLVGGMVFPLFATFYYWAPMVSRNMLSERLGRWVFWLMFLGFNITFFPMHLTGLLGMPRRVWTYPSELGWDNLNMISTVGAYMLGAGVLLFVIDLVVRFRPGGGGPENPWQAGTLEWLPNDVYSTRSIPLVTSREPIWDQPNLAEDVREGRYFLPNAPTGGRETIVTSPIDARPQYVIQMPGPGWPPLLAAIFTAACFLLLTIKLVIVAVVCGVIAVAFCLIWTWSLDPGPAKGSIDIGGGISLPTYVTGPTSHSWWAMVVLMFVAASLYLAYVFSYLFLWIVSPEVWAPAGSPALPAVAWPAASTFLLLAGAALVVAAGRLLPPAGKFGVAVPLAIFLALACLVGSLAIEIAGHWRTGLSPSANAYGAMVYLGVVLFGQLTFTLVIMGFFTIARHAAGKLDRERRVTFDNLALLYHYTVVQSLLGLALIHGFPRLVG is encoded by the coding sequence ATGGATCATACGTCGCGTCCGATCAATCCAACGCCGCGTCCGCCGGGCGAACTGGAGGAACTGGAGCGCGTCTGGGCGACGCCCAAGGGCTGGCGGATCGTTACCGCCGTCAACAACACGGTTATCGGGCTGCTCTATATCGGCGTGGCCTTCCTGTTCTTCCTTTTGGCCGGCGCCCTGGCGCTGCTGATGCGGACGCAACTAGCCGTCGGCGACAACAACTTCATCGGCCAGGAACTCTACAACCAGATGTTCACCGTCCATGGAACGACGATGATGTTCCTCTTCGCCGTGCCGGCGGTCGAGGCACTTGGCGTGATGCTGCTGCCGCAGATGCTGGCCGCGCGCGACCTTCCTTTCCCGCGCCTCAGCGCCTTCGCCATTTGGGCCTATGTGGTTGGCGGGCTCGTCTTCTTCTCGACGATCTTTTACGACCTCGCCCCCGCAGGCGGCTGGTTCATGTATCCGCCGCTCACGCTCAAGGAATACTCTCCGGGCGACAACGCCGATTTCTGGCTGCTGGGCATCGGCTTCATCGAAATTTCGGCAATTGCCGGCGCCATCGAGATCGTCGTCGGGACGTTGCGCACACGTCCGCCCGGCATGTCGCTTGCCAAGATGCCGATTTTCGCCTGGTCGATGCTGATCTTCGCTTCGATGATCATGTTCGCCTTTCCGGCCGTGATACTGGCGACCATGATGCTGGAGATCGAACGGTCCTTCGGATGGCCGTTCTTTACGGCCGAACTCGGTGGCGATGCGCTTCTTTGGCAACACCTCTTCTGGTTCTTCGGCCATCCTGAGGTCTACATCATATTCCTTCCCGCCGCTGGGCTGGTTTCGATGATGGTGCCGACAATGGCGCAGACGCCGTTGATCGGGTACCGCCTCATTGTCGTGGCCCTCATCGCAACCGGCTTCTTCAGCTTCGGCCTGTGGGTCCATCATATGTTCACCACAGGCATTCCCGCGCTGAGCCTCGCCTTCTTTTCGGCAGCAAGCATGGCGGTGACCCTTCCCTCCGGCATTCAGGTTTTCTCCTGGATCGCCACTATCGCCGCCGGACGCGAGCGATTCCGCATCACCACACCGTCGCTGTTCATTCTGGGATTTTTGTTCATCTTTACGATAGGCGGTCTGACCGGTGTCATGGTCGCCATGGTGCCGTTCGACTTCCAGGTGCACGACACCTATTTCGTGGTGGCCCATTTTCATTATGTGCTCGTGGGCGGCATGGTCTTTCCGCTGTTCGCCACTTTCTACTATTGGGCGCCGATGGTGAGCAGAAACATGCTGTCTGAACGCCTCGGTCGCTGGGTGTTCTGGCTGATGTTCCTCGGCTTCAACATAACTTTCTTTCCGATGCATCTCACAGGTCTGCTCGGCATGCCTCGGCGGGTCTGGACGTATCCATCGGAACTCGGTTGGGACAACCTGAACATGATCTCGACCGTCGGCGCCTACATGCTGGGAGCCGGTGTGCTCCTTTTCGTCATCGATCTTGTCGTGCGCTTCCGCCCCGGTGGAGGCGGCCCTGAGAACCCGTGGCAGGCTGGAACGCTGGAGTGGCTGCCGAACGACGTCTATTCGACACGCAGCATCCCGCTTGTCACCAGCCGCGAACCGATTTGGGATCAGCCGAATCTTGCCGAAGACGTCAGGGAAGGCCGTTATTTCCTGCCGAACGCCCCGACTGGCGGCCGCGAGACGATTGTGACGTCGCCCATCGACGCCCGTCCGCAATATGTAATCCAGATGCCTGGACCGGGATGGCCCCCGCTGTTGGCGGCGATCTTCACCGCTGCGTGCTTCCTGCTTCTGACGATCAAGCTGGTCATTGTCGCGGTGGTCTGCGGTGTCATTGCGGTTGCCTTCTGCCTCATCTGGACGTGGAGCCTCGATCCCGGCCCGGCGAAAGGTTCGATCGATATTGGTGGCGGCATAAGCCTGCCCACATATGTGACCGGACCGACGTCTCACTCCTGGTGGGCGATGGTTGTTCTCATGTTCGTAGCGGCCTCGCTCTATCTCGCTTACGTATTCTCCTACCTGTTTCTCTGGATTGTATCGCCTGAGGTATGGGCTCCGGCGGGCTCGCCCGCGCTTCCGGCAGTGGCTTGGCCCGCCGCGTCCACATTCCTTCTGCTCGCCGGCGCGGCGTTGGTCGTTGCCGCCGGGCGTCTGCTGCCGCCCGCAGGGAAATTCGGCGTAGCGGTTCCTCTAGCTATCTTTCTTGCCTTGGCATGCCTCGTGGGATCGCTTGCGATCGAGATCGCGGGACACTGGCGCACCGGATTATCGCCGTCGGCAAACGCATACGGTGCCATGGTCTATCTTGGCGTCGTACTGTTCGGCCAATTGACTTTCACGCTTGTCATCATGGGGTTCTTCACCATCGCGCGACATGCGGCAGGCAAGCTCGATCGCGAACGGCGCGTCACCTTCGACAATCTCGCGCTGCTCTATCATTACACCGTGGTGCAATCGCTGTTGGGGCTGGCGCTCATTCATGGCTTTCCGAGGCTTGTCGGCTGA
- a CDS encoding phosphotransferase has product MIEALPELRRQLLAESPFGCRPIHGDLHPGNVLVRQSAGSHQPVFLDWGRARLGSPLEDVSSWLQSLRFWEVEAQRLHDTLFLEYLSAFGMERKLTSEIRAAYWIAGASNALAGALLHHLNTALDQRLGKARRGTAVKAARDWLRVVRRAHAWTI; this is encoded by the coding sequence GTGATTGAAGCACTGCCCGAACTTCGTCGCCAGCTCCTGGCGGAATCACCGTTCGGATGCAGACCTATCCATGGCGATCTTCATCCGGGCAATGTTCTGGTGCGCCAGAGTGCCGGAAGCCACCAACCCGTATTCCTCGATTGGGGCCGAGCGCGTCTTGGTTCACCTCTCGAAGACGTTAGTTCCTGGCTCCAGTCGCTCCGCTTCTGGGAAGTCGAAGCGCAGCGTCTCCACGACACGTTGTTCTTGGAATACCTCTCCGCTTTCGGCATGGAGCGGAAGCTGACTTCCGAGATTCGGGCCGCGTATTGGATCGCAGGGGCTTCAAATGCCCTGGCCGGCGCACTGCTCCATCACCTCAACACTGCTCTGGACCAGCGCCTCGGCAAAGCGCGGCGGGGAACGGCTGTCAAAGCAGCACGCGATTGGTTGCGAGTCGTTCGTCGTGCACATGCCTGGACAATCTAG
- a CDS encoding FCD domain-containing protein: MPGQDGSIATAPAVARRRKRPDTVADQIRERIVENGLAPGDRLPHEWIEPETWHVSRGTLREALKVLESQGLTLSKTGPGGGVFVSSIEAEHAIRLLDNLFLHSQPSIADIYSIRKELEPLLAASLAGKLTPAALSLLQAKVRLYEDEPTTTEEEYRQRMAELDFHEELARLCQNQLLGFLCRFLVSLLRDMAVCREIYQQHNPVLRETGLHYQVALLRAIKAGDADRASAIMRDHMITAEAYMLERAEIRRRREPHVGPKP; the protein is encoded by the coding sequence ATGCCGGGGCAAGACGGAAGCATCGCGACGGCTCCTGCGGTGGCCCGCCGCCGCAAGCGGCCGGATACGGTCGCGGACCAGATCCGGGAACGGATCGTCGAAAACGGCCTTGCTCCGGGCGACCGGCTGCCGCACGAATGGATCGAGCCGGAGACCTGGCACGTTTCGCGCGGGACTTTGCGCGAAGCCCTGAAAGTTCTCGAATCGCAGGGACTGACGCTCAGCAAGACTGGACCGGGCGGCGGTGTATTCGTCTCCTCGATCGAGGCAGAACACGCGATCCGTCTTCTCGACAACCTCTTCCTTCACAGCCAGCCTTCGATCGCTGACATTTACTCGATCCGCAAGGAATTGGAGCCGCTGCTGGCGGCCAGCTTGGCAGGAAAGCTGACGCCGGCGGCACTGTCTCTGCTGCAGGCAAAGGTCCGCCTGTACGAGGACGAACCCACGACTACCGAGGAGGAGTACCGGCAGCGAATGGCCGAGCTCGACTTCCATGAGGAACTGGCGCGGCTCTGTCAGAACCAACTGCTCGGTTTTCTTTGCAGATTTCTGGTCAGCTTGTTGCGGGACATGGCAGTTTGCAGGGAGATCTACCAGCAGCACAACCCGGTGCTGCGGGAAACCGGGCTGCACTATCAGGTGGCGCTGCTCAGGGCGATCAAAGCAGGCGATGCGGATCGCGCCTCCGCCATCATGCGCGACCACATGATCACCGCCGAGGCGTATATGCTGGAGCGGGCCGAAATCCGCCGCAGGCGCGAGCCACACGTCGGGCCGAAGCCATAA
- a CDS encoding ATP-binding cassette domain-containing protein gives MPGRVIQYVFQDPVASLNPRKTVGAILDTPLRLLKGYDQSRRRARMRELIEAVQMPEDSLGRYPHEFSGGQAQRIAIARALAAEPRIMVLDEPVSALDVSVQAQVLLLLEDLRREFDLSYLFISHDLAVVESISDRVAVMFFGEVVETGAAEQLFRSPRHEYTKRLISSAPRLETALGATRGA, from the coding sequence GTGCCCGGCCGCGTGATTCAGTACGTGTTCCAGGATCCGGTTGCGTCGCTCAACCCGCGCAAAACCGTAGGCGCGATCCTCGACACGCCGCTGCGACTCCTAAAAGGATACGATCAAAGCCGCCGCCGGGCGCGCATGAGAGAATTGATCGAGGCCGTGCAGATGCCGGAGGACTCGCTGGGTCGCTATCCGCACGAGTTCTCGGGTGGGCAGGCGCAGCGGATTGCAATTGCAAGGGCGCTGGCCGCAGAGCCGCGGATCATGGTGCTCGACGAACCGGTTTCCGCCCTCGACGTTTCGGTGCAGGCGCAGGTCCTGCTGCTGCTGGAGGATCTGCGCAGGGAATTCGATCTCTCCTACCTGTTCATCAGCCACGACCTGGCGGTGGTGGAGAGCATCTCCGACAGGGTTGCTGTGATGTTTTTCGGTGAGGTGGTCGAGACAGGGGCCGCCGAACAGCTTTTCAGATCGCCCCGGCACGAATACACAAAGAGGCTGATATCGAGCGCGCCGCGATTGGAAACTGCTCTGGGCGCAACAAGGGGCGCATGA
- a CDS encoding ABC transporter permease, with protein MAAYIVKRLVAAVPVLLGLSLIVFLIMAMIPGDPATAILGSYATPENVERLNRSLGLDRSLPEQYVIWLGNLLQGDLGRSYALNRPVLDEVLERFSATLILAGTALALCTIFGLLAGIVSAVRQFGWADRIVTLFVLIGISIPSFFLALLLILFFAVRLRVLPASGMYAIYGGGDLPDLLHHLILPAATLAVVATGVVARLTRTAMLEVLRQDYIRTARAKGLSERKVIYRHALKAAMVSIVPVVGLQAGFVLGGAVYIETVFQWPGIGAMLVKAISTRDILLVQGGVLFVAAAYVFVNLIADVVQAMLDPRLEA; from the coding sequence GTGGCAGCCTACATCGTCAAGCGTCTGGTCGCCGCCGTTCCCGTGTTGCTCGGGTTGTCGTTGATTGTCTTCCTGATCATGGCGATGATTCCCGGCGACCCGGCGACCGCCATTCTCGGTTCCTACGCTACGCCGGAAAACGTCGAGCGGCTCAACCGCAGCCTTGGCCTCGACAGGTCTCTGCCTGAGCAGTACGTCATCTGGCTCGGCAACCTGCTTCAGGGGGATTTGGGAAGGTCCTATGCGCTCAACCGTCCGGTACTGGACGAGGTGCTGGAGCGGTTCTCCGCTACCTTGATCCTCGCGGGCACTGCGCTGGCGTTGTGTACGATCTTCGGATTGCTCGCGGGCATCGTCTCGGCCGTTCGCCAGTTCGGCTGGGCTGACCGCATCGTAACGCTATTCGTGCTCATCGGCATCTCCATACCGTCGTTCTTCCTCGCGTTGCTGCTCATCCTGTTTTTTGCAGTACGGCTGCGGGTGCTGCCGGCTTCCGGCATGTATGCGATCTATGGAGGTGGAGACCTCCCCGATCTGCTTCACCACCTTATCCTGCCTGCCGCCACGCTTGCCGTGGTTGCGACGGGGGTGGTCGCCCGGCTGACGCGAACGGCCATGCTGGAGGTGCTGAGGCAGGACTACATCCGCACGGCGCGTGCGAAAGGACTGAGCGAGCGTAAGGTGATCTATCGCCACGCCCTCAAGGCAGCCATGGTCAGCATCGTTCCGGTGGTCGGCTTGCAAGCCGGTTTCGTGCTCGGCGGCGCCGTCTATATCGAGACTGTTTTCCAGTGGCCGGGCATAGGGGCAATGCTTGTCAAGGCGATCTCCACACGGGACATTCTACTCGTGCAGGGAGGAGTGCTTTTCGTCGCCGCCGCCTATGTGTTCGTCAACCTCATCGCCGATGTTGTCCAGGCGATGTTGGATCCGAGGCTTGAGGCATGA